A part of Arctopsyche grandis isolate Sample6627 unplaced genomic scaffold, ASM5162203v2 HiC_scaffold_254, whole genome shotgun sequence genomic DNA contains:
- the LOC143922057 gene encoding uncharacterized protein LOC143922057, whose amino-acid sequence MGTFELALCYDNPATMEYNPQQALHLYRVSYKLGYIRGLHKYGSYYDLGAQKGCKYCQFKLGEEFENGYLKDKNLETAFHWYKLSASNNFRDAQYQLSKMLYGITTTGREDLLEKYDKGGIQGKGILLAMLGKEKMLRFTDLEIAMHKQQIKIDLKKFYVNGIDRLKEAFKMAQMAAYKGNKEAVLLVAEALEKGFGTEKNLVECIKWYEVADALGCEN is encoded by the exons ATGGGTACTTTTGAATTAGCTTTATGTTATGATAACCCTGCTACAATGGAATATAATCCTCAACAAGCTTTACACCTTTATAGAGTTAGTTATAAATTAGGATACATTAGAGGATTACATAAATATG GTTCTTATTATGATTTAG gaGCTCAGAAAGGATGTAAATATTGTCAATTTAAATTAGGAGAAGAGTTTGAAAATGGttatttaaaagataaaaatttagaaaCTGCTTTTCATTGGTATAAATTATCAGCATCAAATAATTTTAGAGATGCACAATATCAACTTTCAAAAATGTTATATGGAATAACAACCACGGGAAGAGAGGATTTGctagaaaaatatgataaaggTGGAATTCAAGGGAAAGGAATACTTTTAGCTATGCTTGGAAAAGAAAAGATGCTTAGATTTACAGATTTAGAAATAGCAATGCATAAACAACAAATCAAAAtagatttgaaaaaattttacgTTAATGGAATAGATAGATTAAAAGAAGCTTTTAAAATGGCACAAATGGCAGCTTATAAAGGAAATAAAGAAGCGGTGCTTTTAGTAGCAGAAGCGCTAGAAAAGGGTTTTGGAACAGAAAAGAATTTAGTCGAATGTATTAAATGGTACGAAGTGGCGGATGCCTTGGGTTGTGAAAAT